CTGATGGGGTTGGCCGCGTTGCGCTTCGCGGCCCGGCTCGCCGATGAGCGGCATCCCTACGGCTATCAGTGTTACGAGACCTTAGGCGCCCTGGCCATCGGGTTGATATGGGGGTCTCGGCCTGAGAGTTCCTGCGCGCGGTGGCCGAGCGGGTGCTGACCGGGCAGTTGG
This window of the Anaerolineae bacterium genome carries:
- a CDS encoding cation transporter is translated as MWLVLGLNVAVTVAKVALGILTGALSVVADGFHSMVDSSSNLMGLAALRFAARLADERHPYGYQCYETLGALAIGLIWGSRPESSCARWPSGC